CAAATGGCAGTGACTAGTACCTTCCATCAGCTGGGCAAAGAGAGCTGTCCAGGAAGAGAAGCCATAGCCACCAAGCTAAGGCAAATAAACCTTCTCTTTCCCTCACAAAGAAAGTGTAGAGGGGGAAAGTAGGCTGAGGAGAAAATTATGATCTTTGTGGGGTCAGAGAAAAAGCCATGGACGCTCACTTGGGTCTCACTTGGGATCATTGTCAGTGAATTTCTAGATATAATGTTACACTTGACTGGGGCGACCCTAAGGGTGGGTTACCTTGTCATTCCTATACAAAAACTGTCACTTATGTAGGACGGTTTTAGTTGTTGATCAAATGCAGAGTGAGCCCACAGAATGGGAACATGTCGACACTGCTTGAAATAAACTTATTTGTAACAACACATCGATTTGTTGAGAGATGTATCTACTGTTTGCTGATGTACCTGCAAACTACGTTTAGATGAGTGACACGGAGTTGTTTTACACGTCCTTAATGCAACTGTGTGTTATGGCAATGTGGTCTTCccattgttttcttttgcctttcccccgcttctcatttatttttaattttttttttaatttttctccccGAAAAAAGTCAGACCCTCCCGCGGGGCTCACAGCGCCAGGTtcttcctgtccctgtgacagCCGCGTTGTGCACACTCGTCCGTCCGACCGCACCCTGTCTGCCGGCTGGGACAACCATCCCTGGCCAGGACTTCGGGCATGGCGCGGCCGGAGGAGGCCCTGACGGGCTCCCCTCGGTGAAGGAAGGGCCGTAGCGCAGCCCTCAGTCCCGGGGTCTGAGGCgctgcccagctgtgggtgcGGGCCGTGGGCGGCGCTGTGGGTGCGGGGTGTGGGccgctgtgcccagctgtgggtgGGGGGTGTGGAGGGGAGCGGCggtgcccagctgtgggtgcGGGGTGTGGGCAGCACTGTGGGCGCGGGCCGTGGGCGGCggtgcccagctgtgggtgcGGGGTGTGGAGGGGAGCGGCTCTGCCCAGCTGCGGGTGCGGGCTGTGGGCGGTGCCGCCCAGCTGCGGGTGCGGAGTGTGGGCGGAGCACGGGCCCAGCTGTGGGTGCGGTGTGGGCGGAGCACGGGCCCGAAAAGGGGGTggagcaggggacaggaggCGGCCGGATTGGCGAGCCTGATGAATAAGGCCCCGCCCGCACGCTGCGCGCCGACGCGCCCAATGGGCGGAGCGCGGTGCGCGCCGCTACCGCGAGAGGTTCCGTTGAAGctggcgccgccatcttggagTTGGGAGAGGCCGCGCGTCCCGTTCCCGTCCCTCTCCGTAGGGCCACGGGCGCGGGGGGGGGCCGCGGGAGGCGGGGGAAGCATGGGCGCCCGGCGGTGAGTTTGCAGCGTCCCGCCAGCTCGTCCGTCCCCACGAAGGCCGCCCCGCGGCGGGCGTGGGGTTGGGCGGGATGGTGCAGTCCTGTTCCGCCTACCGCTGCCGGAACCGATACGACAAAGAGAAGCCCATCTCTTTCCACAAGTAAGCGCGCGCGGGCGCCGGGGCGGGGTcgcgccgggggcggggccaacGCGGGACCGCGCGCCCGAGGTTCGCGGGGAGCCGCGGGGGAGGGAGCGCGTGCGCGGGCGGGTACCGACGtacggacggacggacggacggacagacagagggatgtGTCTGTTCGCCCGCTCCTCCCGGCGTCTCCCTGGGGAAAGTCGAGGGACGGGACCCTCTGAGCCGCCTGTTGCAGAGCGAGAGCGGGCTGAAACCtcatcccccccccccaccccccatgCGGGTCAGGAAGGTTTTGGCTCCAGTTGTAAAGCTTTCCAGAAAAGCTGAAAGTGCCTCTTGCTTGCAGGTTTCCTCTTACAAGACCCGATCTTTGCAAGAAGTGGGAAGCTGCTGTTAAGAGGAAAAACTTCAAGCCGACCAAGTACAGCAGCATTTGCTCAGAACACTTTACCCCCGATTGCTTTAAGAGGGAATGCAATAACAAGCTCCTAAAAGAGAATGCTGTGCCCACAATTTTCTGTTACACTGAACCCGGTGAAAAGGTAAACCCAAAGCACCCATGGCTGCAGGTGCCATAACGTGTTGTGCATGTCACTGGTTGCAGAGTGGCAGGgcagtgagcagggagaggatgcAGGCTGGGAAGGATGAAGGCCGGCAGGACGCTGAGCCTGTATCCCTCGGGTGACCAGGAGGACTGTGGTGACTCAAAATACCTGCaacagctgtgctggttttgtctgAGGCTCTCTGAGGCTTTGGAGCACAAAGTGTTGTACAGGCAGGCACTGGCTTTCACCTGCTCATGTGTCTTTAATTCATGTGTCTATTTAATTCAGCATCCATGTGCTGATTAAATGGAATGGCAACAAAGTAAGAAGCTATTACCCTGTCGTTAAACTGTTTCACTGCAATTCTTGCGTATTCAGAGTCTGAGAGAGCCTTCATTAATACTTGCAAATGACACTTAATCTCTTCCCATGGCTGATGGCTACTGCCAGCATTGAAAATGCAGTGGATGTTAACTGTGAAACTTAACTGCCCTCTTTAAGAGAGCTCTGTGTTTTGGCTTTGCAAAGTTAAAATGAGTGGCAGAACCGTACCTGTACCTCTATCTGTCTGTCCTGAGAGCCTCTCTGTCTTGCCTTAACATTGTTTTCAAAAGCCATACTGGTCCCTGACTTCTGATGATAGTCTTCTGAGTGAGGTATTCCCTTCACTGTGCCACTAGAACAATTTACTGTGAGATGCAAGTTACTTATGAGTTCTTACTTCTTGATGTAATAACTTCAAGACAAGAATGGAAAAGACTGATTTTAAACTCCTTTAAAGGATATAAAATATTTGATCTCTTACTACTTTGCTATTGAGAAAGTGGTAAAGGAGAACAGCGGTAGCTAGAGTAGGTCTGGGGGGCAAAAGACTTAAATGGGATGAAGTGCACAGAAGAAAACTCAGACTTTTTCTTGTTcagtttttctctttatatataatattggagtgctgcagaaataaaaaggttacacatttgaaaaatgaaaagtggCTAATAACACAGAAGAGAATATAAACAGAATGCAAACAAGGAGACAGACAAGTTACAGGGAAATAtggttgtgttttttgtttgattaCACTTCCTTGCTTATCTGTGAAATACACAGTTTCTTTGTTGTGTGTAAAATACTTGCAAATTTTTTTACAGTCTGAAAACTGAATGGGTGTATAGGGTAGTCTGCAAAAGTACTGTTGGTGCAGCAGGATTAGTAGTGAGCCACGTTCCCAATTTCGCTGTCATACCTGGATCTACAAAAGCACAGAAGAGTGAGTGCCCTTTAATTCTGAAGGATTCAgttctatttttatttgttccaTGGCACTTTTGAATAACTGCCACATATCTTCAAGTAACAACGTAATATCAAAGAATAATTGTGGTTGTTTTGGAGTTGAATCCACATGGattttgaaatacagatttttatcTTTCACACTATGTaatttgtaactttttctttacttatgtcttagaagaaatatttgttCACTAGAAGAAATAGTTAGAAGTCATTGATGATGTCACAGAGATACCAAAGATCTGTTCTCTGTGATATGTTGTGACAACAATAATTTGTATATAGAGGTAGCATATGCTCTATAGCTTCAAATAGAAGTCTGTGAATTCAGCAGTCTAGCAGTGAtctgatttttgcttttgtttctagCAAGAATGAGTTTCTTTTTGCTAGCTCTACCTTTGCCTTGTAGACTTTTTTTAGTAGAACAATTTGATAGTCACAGCTGATAGGGTCAAGCTCTTTACAATATTCATATGTGAATTAGGTATGCTAACAGCAGCAGTTTTTTATAAATGAGAAATAAGATTGGTAGTTGGCTGATTTTGTACTTTCGTGTGATCAGTTATATTTGAGTGCATATTAAACTTCCCTTTAAAGCCAATCTTTTCTTCAATACCAATCACCAAACTGCCTTTTCAGTTACTGTCTGCCAAGTGCTGTAATTTGTGTAGGGGACAGGTAGACACCCACTCATCTATCTTGCTTGTATCTTAAGTCAGTGAAGCTAATGAACAACGTTCAGATCTGATGAGCTTGATATTTTGATGGTGAGGACTGTTGGTTGTTCTTAAAATCAATGGCTGTTCTTAAAACCAATGTTTTCCCAGTGCTTATGCTTTTCTTTGTACTAATAGTGTTGGCAACAGGTGGGTAGGTAGAAAATTTTTTCAGTGCCTCTTTTACTGAGAATGTTTTAAGCTTTCTTTTCAATAGGCAATATGCAAGGTCTTTGGTTTCAACAGTGCTTTTTCAATCAACATGTACACAGAATCGTTTTTGAATTATACTGGAttcttttggggaagaaaaaaatctgattctcTGCTCTGGCCTATACTCAAATGAATCTGTGTTGTCCTGACCTGTACAAGTGGACCTATCAAGAGCAATGTGACAAAACCTGCAGTTTTAtctgcaaaaaaaccctgcagtggAGTTGAGCCAATTGATATTTTGCTGCTGCCAAAAGGGAGAACTGTGCTTCTCCCCTGTCCATTCCATCTACCAGCTATGTAGTCCTGTTTCTTAACATTACCTGGCAGTGTgagctcacagcccagaaagccaaacgtgtcctgggctgcatccagagcagcgtgggcagcaggggagggaggggattctgcccctctgctctgctctggggagagcccacctggaacctgcatccagctctgggctcccagcacagggaggagatggAACTGTTGGAgtgggtccagaggaggccaggAAGATGACCAGCGGGATGGAGCACCTGTCTTAGAGAAACAGACTGAAAAAGTTggggatgttcagcctggagaagagtaACTGGTGGGGAGACCTCATAGCAACTTTCCAGGATCTAAAGGAGGCGTACAAGAAGTCTGGAAAGGGACCTTTTTATAAGGGCAGGTAGTGACAGGCCAAGAGGGTATGGCCTTAAGCTGCAGGAGGGCatgtttagattagatattaggtaAAAATGCTCCActgtgaggctggtgaggcactggaacaggtttcccagagaagctgtgaatgccCTATCCCCAGAAGTGTTCATTGGTTGCATGGGTAATgtggtctagtgaaaggtgtccctgcccatggcagagagatGTTGATACTGGATGATCTtcagggtcccttccaacctaaaccattccatAAATGTATGATTTTCACTTTTTCCACATATCAAGGCAGGTGTATGTTGTACCTTTTGTTGCATTGCTTTGACATTTAATAATGGACAGAAAATTTATGCAGTGATAATTTGAGATCAAATAGCTTTCTGTCATTTTAGCAATTATATTTGAGCAAAAAGTAAATACCAAGGATGAGATGGCTGCTTTGCTGTTGAAGAGCTGTTGATTTTGGTTCATGATGTCTCTTTTAACCAAACCCTTACGCTGCAGCCCAAAACCTGTTAGAGTCTCTCCCAGTTGTTGAGAAGACTGGTCTTACTGTGTCTATCTCTCTGCTGTGTCAGCCTGCTCAGTAGTTAGCCCTCATTCTACCTCAGCAGCAGATTGTCCACTTCTGATGTGTTTTTGATTAGATTAGCTGGTAGGTTCAAGTATGTAGTGGTATGATGCAGCAGAAAGGAGGAGGGACAAAGGGGGATGAGATGGCAGCAATGAGTTGCTAGGTCATCTGAACTCTGTTTTATGGAACTGTAGTCTGTGTTCGTGCTTCTTAAGTAATTAAAAAACCTATTTAGACATAAGGGCTTGAGTTTCAAAGAACCCTTAAAATGAAGCTGGTTAAAAATATGTCCACTTGAGAAGCCAGACAGAGCAGGCCCAGAAACATTTGCCAGTTTTGAAAATTGTGtctttgaaatttattttatttgtttaaatccTGGTTGTTTAGGTTATTCTGGGGCTGTAATAAGGGAGTTGTGGTGCAAACAATGTTAAGCatgaaaatgtacattttttgcCTTGGTCTTTCTAGTCTGAAGAAtttgcagagcagccagaagATCCACTGCCGCCTCCTCCACTGCCACCACCGCCACCgcctccaccaccaccaccaccaccagcagctccagtaCTACCACAGTCTCCATCAACTCCTTCTTTTCATTTGTCTCAAATAGATGCCAGATTTGTAGATCCTAGTATTGGATTATTGATGCCCCCTCTTCAGACCCCCAGCAATCTTGCTGTTTTTTGCGATCATAACTACACCGTTGAGGATACAGTCCATCAGCGGAAAAGGATTCAACAGCTGGAGGAACAGGTTGAAAAACTGCGCAAGAAGCTCAAGACCGCACAACAGCGGTGCCGGCGTCAGGAAAGACAAATTGAGAAACTAAGAGAGATTGTTcagtttcagaaagaaaaagacatatTAGCAGGAAAAGGCTATGTGATTCTGCCTAATGACTATTTTGAAGTCGTAGAAGTACCTGCCTAGGAGTCACGAACATAGTTTTCACTTTGGTAGGCCAAgaaatttagtttaaaaattaaattctttctaATTCTGTAAGACTTTCCAGAATTCTAAAACAGTAATTAAGCAGTCATACAAAtaagataatattttttctttattgtcaTTTCAGTTTGATATACTTTTAATATATTGAAGATGCAAGTATCTCAGAATTAGAATATGCAATGAATTTACAAAATATTAATTGCTTCCAGAAGGAAAGGACACAAGATTAAAGACACAtagaaatttactttttttacaaTGTCTGTCTCATGCTTACAGGGGCTGGGAACTGAATCTGAGTGAGAGTGAAGTTTAGGTGGTTGTACACCTAGTGCTTTGTCAAGACTTCTAATGTTGGCTTTGGTAATCCCCAGTAGGTAGTTTTCACTGATTTTAGAAAGAACAGAATTAGGTCAGCTAACATCTGCAAGTGCTGCAGAAAGATAGCTAAGATGCACATTTCAGTCTGGGAAAACTTCCAACTTCAGTTTGCTATGCATTTGAAGAACTGCAAAAAGTAATTTCTGGATCCCTTTGGGTGAGGTATGTAAATGAACCTCTTCTTTTGGAGTAACTGTTCAGCACATGAGTGTTTTGAGGGTGATGAGGAGAATTCTTTAGCATAGGACCTGTAGAAGCAGCTTTTGTTTTGagggcatttaaaaataatcctgAAGTGCAGGGCTGAACTGAACATGTATGTTACTGTTGGCAGGATGATTAAGACTGTTTACAGTGACTGCTTGCAAAAGGACACTGGTAATATACAGTCCCAGTATGTTGTAGGGTCATCTTCCCATTAACACTGTAACTGGTAGAGTATTGTCCTTGGTTTTGAAATTAACTCTGCTGTCAACATGTGTAGCTTCAGGAAATGAAGTAAGTTTGTTCTTCATCCAGGGAGTCAGACTTTTATGGCTTTGCAGTATACagtggttttatttccttttttcactcCCCAAAGGGCATCCACCAAAGGGCAGATAGGGAACTAGACTTTGGAGTTGCTTGGTGCTAGACTGGTTTATAATATCTCAAAtgctgctgcctcttcttcAGCCTTATTAAGACTATTTCTAGTAAATTTAGCATGACAAAGTAGTGCAGCAGATTGCActtaatttctaaaaatttatttagtCAACAAACTCATTGAAAATGAGATAAAATGGCTAACCCCAATGCAGGCTTCACAGCTGAAATTCCTTGATGTACAAGACATGAGGAAATTTGCTTTTCTGAGTCTGTGTCAAACTTGTGTGTGGTGAGGGTTCTAGCTCTGATGTTAAACAAGCCTTGTTCATGATGGCTTTAAAAGCTTCCCTTAATATCCTGTTAGCatgacattttgaaatatttcaaaccAGTCTTGATACTTCTGACCTCACTCATGCCATGTGTCTATTTTCCCTACCATTTCATACacttaaaatgaacaaaaatgccAATGCTTCCTTTTGTGTACATTTATTATACctaattaaaaatttgaaaagcaaatgaTGTGTTAGATTTTTAATtactctcttttctctttttccaggattttgccAAAATTGTcttgacattttaaatttttattttctactaaTTTCCTTGTTTAGAGTTTGGGCTCCCAAGCCTTGCTGCTGTTACACTTAGTGTTTAAAATTGGTAAAATTCAAAAGTGACAAGGAAAAGACGTTTAAAAAACTGTTGCTATGCTGTTGGCATGTGTGCCAGATAGCAGATTGtgtctgttttctctgcagaaaacccTCTCTTCTTACTCTGCAGGAATTTCAAGTGTGACTTCCTGAAGCACAGTGCATTACTGCAATACCGCACCCCTGCCACCCAGCTCTGCGCCCCAACACTTGGTTGTGTACTCTCACCACCACCCTTCTTATGTCCTCCAGTTCTCTGGAGGTGACTGAGGTGCTGGCTGCCCCCTTCTGTGTGGCACTTTCAGCTCACTAAAGCAGCAGGTTTGACTTGTAGTGgacaggcagcagaggcagcaatAGTACCACACCTGATACTATTTAAAGACAGGGCCAAAAGCAGGGCATGAGGAGAAATAAATCCTCTCCTCTGGATGCAATGAGCATTATGTCAGCTTCTTCTGAAAATACATGGGTAGCTTCCTACTCTGAATGTTCAGCGCCATTTCCTTCCACCTGGGCCATGCTTCCCTGTTTCCCCCCCACCTTatgctctggctgctgtgtttGTTGGGCCCTTCCTTTGGGTGTTTTAACTTGATAAACCTTTAGAGAAGCAGGCGAACAAAACTAAGTCTGCAAGTTAAATTTTAGGTACAGTGGTAGATGGCTGATACGTGGTTGGTGCGCAGAGTCCTTGTGTCTTTAAGCTGTTTGCATTGGTGAAGTTGATTTAACAGCTGACtcaaaaatgtttcttcttttgAGGGGATTGATTATTCCTTGTCTGGACAGTTTCAGAATTAATATGCTGAAGAGGGGACTGCTGCGACTGCAGTTGTCTTCCTTTCCTCTTAGCAGATGAAATTACTAAGAAGAGATGCAGCCTATTGTGATAACATGCTTGaatttctcctgcagcagctatttttttttccttgccaaaaaaaaaagtcgtGTTAACTCCTGATGTAGTCATGTCTGGGCTAAGTGTGGACTTCAGTTGACATATGAGGGCTCTCAGTACCACAGAGCTGTGAAGTGGGGAGAAAAGATTGGTACAGAATCAACTGATTCTCTTTTAGCAATTGACTTTATGCACTGCACCCTGTCCCTCACTCTTTCACAGTCTCTCTTCTGTAGTAGCAGTATAGAAAGAGAAGATGAAGGCTCTCTGCTACTGGTGAGGCTAGGAAAATAATTCTAGCTAATAAGCACAATATGTTCCACTAGCGTGTGTTaaaatttcctctccttttgGGATCTGGTACATCCACACAATCATCTGTTAAAGAGGTCTGCAACAGTTAGTGTTTGCATTGACCACAAGTGGTACCTGCATTAGCACCAATTTCGTAAACACCTCTGAAAAGATGTGATTGGGAGTTAAAAATCAGAGGTTGTAATTGTAGAATGGCATGTGGTTGTTCAAGTGTATGTGAAGTAGCTGACATTTGTTTAAATGCACTTCACTGAAGTCTATTTTACAAACTGAATAATTCAAATGAGTTAGAAAATAGCAAAACTGGCAAAAAATTTCCATCATTAAActatagaaatatttatttttaaatgggcAGATGCTTTAACAGGAATTGGAGTCACTTCTAAACAGAAGTATGGCTGAGTAGCAATTGTATTGAAGGAAAACTGGCGGGAAGAGAAGTGAAGAATAAGAGATAAAGAGGAGAGAGTTTGAAGTCAGTTACATCTAAAGCCAAGAACATGTTTATTAAAATACAGCTACTACAGAGGCAGTGAAGGAGTACCCTACATTTTGACTCAATGCCACTTCGCTTACTTCTCCCTGTTTCCCCAATTCCCCTTTTGCTGCAGCAGGGTATCTGATCTATGtgcaatgtttgcattttttcttcttgcaccTCTGCAAAGTATTAGATTTCCCTGTCTAACTGGGACTTTTCAAGCACAAGAGGtatgttttttaattaatagcTAAATACTTGAATCACTTCTTGTCATGCTGAGGGAGTTCTTTGTCACCACTCTGTTTACTCCTGTGTTTCCAGTTACCATCTTGTCTATGTTGTCACTGATGTGGTCTTAAAAACTATGGCAGCAAATTAAGGAAATCAACATGTCCAAGAAATCTTCTGTCTTGctgacattttgttttccttcagctctGTTAGGACTTAAGGCCTTGGTGTCCTGTGCGAATCGTGAAGGAGTTCTCTTGCAGCTGAAGAAAGTGCAAAGCAAATCCCATTCTGAATGTAcgaagaaggaaaggaagataGTCGATTGGGTAAAACAAAACCTTAACAGTTTCTGAATGCTTTCCAAGGGACTCCTCCTGTTATTTGCTTTTCTGGATCCAGGCAGTTATTTCTAGttgctccttttcttcctcccctcccctcccctcccctcccctccctccctcccctcccctcccctcccctcccctcccctcccctcccctcccctcccctcccctcccctcccctcccctcccctcccctcccctcccctcccctcccctcccctccccttcttgtctttctttctgtctttctttcatGAGGTCTGTTTTAGGTTTTACTCTGTAGCTTTATCTGTTTCCTGACAACTTACACCTTCATCAGGTGGCTTTGGCAGGGTGGAATGGGGTGAGCTAGAGTCTAATTTTAACCATCAAAACACAATCTGCTGAAGTATGTTGATGACTGCAAGTTCAGGTATGTAACTCCTGCTGTTTTAAGCACAGCAGTTTATTTACCATATTCTGCCACAATAATGATTTGTTTAtaaatgagaaagagaaaaacaggatATGTGACTCAAAAATATTACAGCAATTGCTCAGAGATTTCCCTTTGCACTTGTTCAGTGCAAATTTTATCTTTATATAGAGATATTTGATAGAACTGCAGCATTTTATTGCACAAAATTGGCAGAAGACCTTACAGTGTTATATAGGCTGAAAGATGTTAAAAGTGGGCAAAAAAATGTGTTGCAAAGTTGCTGTTTAATCCACTATGACTCAGTTGAAACAGTTGCCAAAGAAACTAATCTTAAATATTCCtaaagaaagcatttaaatCAGTTACTGAGAAGGAAAGATTCAAGTACCTCTCTTGAGAATAGTTACATTACACTGtcataattaaattattaattaagtCTGTCCACAGTCTTGCCACTATTAGTTCATTTAACATTGAGTATCAGGCATTTTGTTGTGCAAAATTAGCAATTGATAATCCTGTAGATGCTTCCTCCTATTGTAAAGGAGGCAAATAGATTGTAGAGCCTGGACTCACATATTCCAGAACTTGTAAAAGTGATTGTCCTCTCCTGTTAATTGGTTCCAGGTGTCTTTTACTTAGGGGTGAGTATGGAGAATGCTATCAGACTAGTCATtgtattgtttgtttgtttggtttgatttttgttgttgtggtggTGCTAGgggtggtgtttttttctttgttgtggtttgttttgtttgttggtttggtttgatttgatttttttaaaattcatggaTAACTTGAGGAAATCAGGCAGGCTTCCCACTTCCTTTCAGGTTTCACTAAAGATGCAGAGTCTGAGGCTGTACTCATCATCTGTAGAAGAACCAACGCTCCAGTATTTGAGGCTATGAAAGATGTGTGACTTTCTACTGGAAGCTCTTCAATTCAATGACCTGGGACAGGTAAtccagaaaaaggaggaggtCTTGCCTCCAGTAATTGTGTCGGCTTTTGTGTTAGGCTCATTTAGTAGCCTGCAGCCATAGTCCAATACTCTCTAACCAAGTTCTTACGGCTATATCCAGGGCTTTGATGTAGCAGAATGTTACAGCAATTTACTGGAATTTAAGCACAATCACAATATAGCAGCTGCGATATCAGTGGAATCACAATTCAAATATACTGTTCAAATTCCCATTACTGGTCTCTAAATGCTTGGTGTCATGACACTGTGTCCTCAGAGTTACTGGGAAGAAATATGCATGTTACACTCAGCTCAGGCCAGTTACTGTTTTGCAAGCTGATTTTTTGAGTTATCTATTTTCTCTACTTTATATTGGGCTGAGTCACATAAACACTGCCCTCCCACGCTGGCCTGGTTAGCTCAGGAAAACATTACTCTCAACTAATTTCAGGGAAAGCTGTTTACTGGATCTTAGGACTGAATGATGATGCTGTATTCCTAAAGCAAAATTTTCTCTCCAGTCTCTCTTGCGCTGAGATAATTTCATCTTACTTTATGACAATTCATTGTTTTTCCTTACATTCTTCCTTCAGTGTTCCTCCATTGCACTGGTCAGTCACCCATTCTCATACTTTTCCAGAATCTCGCACAtgtattttgcagaaaaaattgTTGTATTTTTTGTCTTCAGAAAGGAAGACATTTTCAGGGGTGGTACTTTTACTATATTAAGAGGAAGGCTTAAGAAATCTCTAGACTTCCACCTGAACTTACAGGTTTGTGATAATAACCAAGCTGCTCACTCTGAAAGAAGGAAGTTTTGGATGTCTACTTTTACAGCTCAGTCCAAATTTCTTGCCCTTTTTTggtgttggttgtttttttttttcttctttattttgtaTTGATAGGATCAGACTCTTCATTCATCACTTCAGTGATGCTGATGCTGTCAGGTCCAGAACAATACTGCCTGCACATAAAGAAAATCTAAAGGAAGAGTAATTCCCAAGCTGATTGTGAACTAGCAAGGTGGAGTCTTACAGCTCTCACAGGAGGTCGTGTGAGCTCAGGCCACAGAAAATGGCCCTACTGATAAATGTTTCATTCTAACTATTTTAAGCTTGATCATGCAGGCTAGTCTCATAGGTGTCCTGAGCTGATACAATGTTATATCAAATGATTTTGTAGTAGTGGTTTTAATCTGAGGAATTCTAGGAGTTCCTGTCAGGAGAATATTTGTGGTATTGTATTGGGtgagtaaaaaataatttatttaacaaTAACCTCAAATACTCTTGTATTATATACTTTCAGTTcttatcttaatttttttttctttttaatttcagacaggaaaatatattttactagtgttctttttgtttgcatGACAAGGGACTGAAATTGCTCAGAGTTTATTTATGTGTTCAGCATGGTGAGGAACTGGGCAGGTTCTTCAGTATGGATAATACAACATGGAAATCTCTTGCTTATGTATAATAGGAAGCATCTATTCCCCCAAGTTGAATGCTCATGTAGCTGCTTCATCTTAAAGATGTCATCTTGTTTGGAAATGATCTGTGTCAAACATAGGTATCCATAAACCACAGCTATAGGATCAGTGGAGTTACCTTTCTTTGATACTGTCATCAGCTGACAAACTCAAGAATTCCTCATGGTAAATCTTCATATAACTGAAAAAAACTGTAAATACATATGTAATGAATTTTACACTTAAATGTTCAAGCAAGCTTAACCTAATAATAGTATCACTATGGTGATAACCAGCCTTCCATCAATATTGATATTTACCTCTTGACCTGTCTACTAAGGTTGCTAGAGCTTGGATTTTTTGATTCATATAATAGCCACCAGGTTATTGACATGTATATGACTTCAGTGATAAGATccaatgaaattaaataaatatctgcAAATGGTGCTTTCTTGTGTTGTTCACAGTGTTGCCTGGATTCCTACACCAAATAA
This genomic window from Zonotrichia leucophrys gambelii isolate GWCS_2022_RI chromosome Z, RI_Zleu_2.0, whole genome shotgun sequence contains:
- the THAP1 gene encoding THAP domain-containing protein 1, which produces MVQSCSAYRCRNRYDKEKPISFHKFPLTRPDLCKKWEAAVKRKNFKPTKYSSICSEHFTPDCFKRECNNKLLKENAVPTIFCYTEPGEKSEEFAEQPEDPLPPPPLPPPPPPPPPPPPPAAPVLPQSPSTPSFHLSQIDARFVDPSIGLLMPPLQTPSNLAVFCDHNYTVEDTVHQRKRIQQLEEQVEKLRKKLKTAQQRCRRQERQIEKLREIVQFQKEKDILAGKGYVILPNDYFEVVEVPA